A stretch of the Alnus glutinosa chromosome 6, dhAlnGlut1.1, whole genome shotgun sequence genome encodes the following:
- the LOC133871534 gene encoding uncharacterized protein LOC133871534 produces MEVCKQVKINLPLLDAIKQVTAYVKFLKDLCTQKRKSRNHIPKKVLRTEHVSSLIQRNTPSKFKDPGSPTISCIIGHSGIDKALLDLGAGVNLLPYSVYQQLGLGELKPTTMILQLADRSIKKPRGVIEDVIIKVDKFFFPMDFIVLDTEPVPNPEKLIPVILGRPFLATANACINCRTRVMEISFVNMKVRLNIFNAFQHAPDQNECFFVDNIEEYVEDSLPSILARDPLEDYLTHFGSEDFNTNQYIDEVNALLETATSAYFHPWRLPKEPLPPISSTPLVPSLESPPKLEFKPLPDKLKYAFLSSNDTLPVIIASDLQKDQKDSL; encoded by the coding sequence ATGGAGGTTTGCAAACAGGTAAAAATCAACCTCCCACTCCTTGATGCCATCAAGCAAGTAACTGCCTATGTAAAATTCCTCAAGGACTTGTGtactcagaaaaggaaaagcagaAATCATATTCCCAAGAAAGTCCTTCGTACTGAGCATGTGAGCTCCCTGATTCAGCGCAACACTCCTTCGAAGTTCAAGGATCCTGGATCCCCTACAATTTCATGTATCATCGGACATAGTGGGATTGATAAAGCACTCCTAGATCTAGGAGCTGGTGTGAATTTACTTCCCTATTCAGTTTATCAGCAACTTGGCCTAGGGGAACTGAAGCCCACGACAATGATTCTACAGTTGGCTGATCGGTCTATTAAGAAACCAAGAGGGGTAATAGAAGATGTCATCATCAAAGTAGATAAGTTTTTCTTCCCAATGGACTTCATCGTACTTGACACTGAGCCCGTTCCCAATCCTGAGAAGCTGATCCCGGTCATCCTTGGGCGCCCTTTCTTAGCCACGGCCAATGCATGCATCAACTGTCGTACAAGAGTCATGGAGATCTCCTTTGTTAATATGAAGGTTAGGCTAAATATATTCAATGCATTCCAGCATGCACCTGATCAGAATGAGTGTTTCTTTGTGGACAACATTGAAGAATATGTAGAAGATTCACTCCCCAGTATTTTGGCAAGGGATCCTTTGGAAGACTACCTAACTCACTTTGGCTCTGAAGACTTCAACACCAATCAATACATTGATGAGGTAAATGCCTTGCTAGAGACAGCTACCAGTGCATATTTTCATCCATGGAGACTACCCAAGGAGCCCCTACCTCCAATTTCAAGCACTCCTCTCGTTCCTTCCCTTGAGTCTCCACCGAAGCTTGAATTTAAGCCACTGCCAGACAAGCTCAAGTATGCCTTCCTTAGTTCTAATGATACCTTGCCAGTCATCATTGCTTCAGATCtacaaaaggaccaaaaagataGTTTATAG